In Sedimenticola thiotaurini, the following proteins share a genomic window:
- a CDS encoding CPBP family intramembrane glutamic endopeptidase, translating to MRAFAYFLLLLLVSLLLSALVNYPLYSLLQGGMDHGPNKLINTVAKLIAIPGFILILQRYAIDNRVGLGYGLPRASFLRELLSGWHSGLWILLLLSGSLLLFGVRDITPLPAEWLPLLLKTTLVALVGGLLVGFIEETFFRGGLYGAIRRDHGFVLALLLSSLFYAALHFISPPPLPDSEPVTWTSGLLILSGAFGQFSQWQILDSFLALFVLGIFFAVIRERTGNIAYCIGLHAGFVFVIKIVREFTQVNPSSDFSFMVGSYDGMIGYLSAVGLLIYTLFIHHFWRRPKMGRMVTE from the coding sequence ATGCGTGCCTTCGCCTATTTTCTCCTGTTGTTGCTGGTATCCCTGCTGCTCAGTGCCCTGGTCAACTATCCGCTCTACAGCCTGCTGCAGGGGGGTATGGACCATGGCCCCAACAAGTTGATCAATACGGTGGCAAAACTGATCGCCATACCGGGGTTCATTCTGATTCTGCAGCGCTATGCCATCGACAACCGGGTTGGCCTCGGTTATGGCTTACCCAGAGCGTCATTTCTGCGTGAACTGTTAAGCGGCTGGCACAGTGGTCTGTGGATACTGCTGCTGCTAAGTGGGTCGCTTTTGCTGTTCGGGGTACGTGACATCACACCTCTGCCGGCAGAGTGGTTGCCGCTGTTGTTGAAAACCACCCTGGTCGCCCTGGTCGGTGGCTTGCTGGTGGGTTTTATCGAGGAGACCTTTTTTCGGGGCGGCCTGTATGGAGCCATTCGCCGGGATCACGGGTTTGTTCTGGCCCTGCTACTCTCCAGTCTGTTTTATGCGGCCCTCCATTTCATCAGTCCGCCCCCGCTTCCGGATAGTGAGCCGGTCACCTGGACCAGTGGGTTATTGATACTCTCCGGCGCCTTCGGGCAGTTCAGTCAGTGGCAGATTCTGGACTCATTTCTCGCCCTGTTTGTGCTGGGTATCTTTTTCGCGGTAATCCGGGAGCGTACCGGCAACATCGCCTACTGTATTGGGCTGCATGCGGGGTTTGTATTTGTTATCAAGATCGTGCGGGAATTCACCCAGGTTAATCCGAGCAGCGATTTCAGCTTTATGGTGGGCAGCTACGACGGCATGATCGGTTATCTGTCCGCTGTTGGCTTGTTGATCTACACCCTGTTTATCCACCACTTCTGGCGCCGCCCGAAAATGGGCCGGATGGTAACGGAATAA
- a CDS encoding PhoH family protein: MAKKSHARRSAYNQKQTASKRDRESRNRPTKRRQPQDGNIVELNVPFHHLETHYSPQRVREPFKARTESQQQYINAIKRNCLTFGIGPAGTGKSYCAGALAAEALESGRIERIILTRPAVEAGESLGFLPGDLDEKFSVYIDGFRDILVERLGSGAVDYALRHGRIVAAPLAFMRGKTLGRNTFVILDEAQNTSPAQMKMFLTRIGEGCKVVINGDVEQSDIRGPNGLADGISRVADLPQVHVHRFERQDIVRSGLVRALIDRYELSDVN, encoded by the coding sequence ATGGCGAAAAAATCCCATGCAAGACGATCGGCCTATAACCAGAAACAGACAGCATCGAAACGGGACAGAGAGTCCCGCAACAGACCGACAAAACGACGCCAGCCACAGGATGGGAATATTGTCGAATTGAACGTGCCCTTCCACCATCTGGAAACCCATTACTCCCCTCAACGAGTCCGCGAACCCTTCAAGGCACGCACCGAATCCCAGCAGCAGTACATCAATGCCATCAAGCGCAACTGTCTTACCTTCGGTATCGGTCCGGCCGGCACCGGCAAGAGCTACTGCGCCGGCGCCCTGGCGGCAGAGGCGCTGGAGTCCGGTCGTATCGAGCGGATTATCCTGACCCGACCGGCCGTGGAGGCGGGGGAGAGTCTCGGTTTCTTACCCGGCGATCTGGATGAGAAATTTTCCGTCTACATCGACGGGTTTCGGGATATTCTGGTGGAGCGGCTCGGTTCCGGAGCGGTGGATTACGCCCTGCGTCATGGCCGCATCGTGGCGGCGCCGCTGGCCTTCATGCGGGGCAAGACATTGGGTCGCAACACCTTCGTGATACTGGATGAGGCGCAGAATACCAGCCCGGCACAGATGAAAATGTTCCTCACCCGGATTGGTGAAGGGTGCAAGGTGGTGATCAACGGTGATGTGGAACAGAGCGATATCCGGGGTCCCAATGGCCTGGCGGATGGGATCTCTCGGGTGGCCGACCTGCCGCAAGTGCATGTCCACCGTTTCGAACGTCAGGATATTGTCCGCAGTGGCCTGGTGCGGGCCCTGATTGACCGTTACGAGCTGAGTGACGTGAACTGA
- a CDS encoding alpha/beta hydrolase, translating to MLFITNRFPKQSIRTRIGRKFDFDLNDNAPSNSVFFCEKTGDQAYTEIGSVEFLSRLKTASYRQILIYIHGFSNLPEDVFKGAEEFQALCDKKKKKEVLVVPLIWPCDNDFGIVQDYWDDQKAADSSAYSFARVMEKFLYWRNSEAYNPHTDPCFKRINILAHSMGNRVLRETLAAWNRYDLADGVPLIFRNTFLVAADIVNESLQEGNRGELICHASRNVVVYFASDDLALRASKASNLKNKIASRRLGHTGPEDMRLTPANVYTVDCDDVNNIYDHPKGHSYFRSGRKQGQPGLVFEHIFETLLSGRVFPEDEFRRTTIIREE from the coding sequence ATGTTATTCATCACCAATCGCTTCCCGAAGCAGAGCATTCGCACCCGAATCGGCCGTAAATTCGATTTCGACCTGAATGACAATGCACCCAGCAACTCGGTTTTTTTCTGTGAGAAGACCGGCGACCAGGCCTACACCGAGATAGGCAGTGTCGAATTTCTTTCCAGGCTCAAAACCGCCTCCTACCGCCAGATACTGATCTACATTCATGGCTTTTCCAACCTGCCGGAAGATGTGTTCAAAGGGGCGGAGGAGTTTCAGGCACTGTGCGACAAAAAGAAGAAAAAGGAGGTTCTGGTTGTCCCGCTGATCTGGCCCTGTGACAACGATTTTGGCATCGTGCAGGATTACTGGGATGATCAGAAAGCGGCCGACTCAAGCGCCTACTCGTTTGCCCGGGTAATGGAGAAGTTTCTCTACTGGCGTAACTCCGAAGCCTACAACCCGCACACCGATCCCTGCTTCAAGCGGATCAACATACTTGCCCACTCCATGGGCAACCGGGTATTACGGGAAACCCTGGCGGCATGGAACCGTTACGATTTGGCGGACGGAGTGCCCCTTATCTTCAGAAACACTTTTCTGGTTGCGGCCGACATCGTCAACGAATCCCTGCAGGAGGGCAACAGGGGCGAGCTGATCTGCCACGCCTCACGCAATGTGGTGGTCTACTTCGCCTCCGACGACCTGGCGTTGCGGGCCAGCAAAGCCTCCAATCTGAAGAATAAGATCGCCTCCCGACGCCTGGGTCACACCGGCCCGGAAGATATGCGTCTGACCCCGGCCAACGTCTATACCGTGGATTGCGACGACGTCAATAATATCTACGACCATCCCAAGGGTCACTCCTACTTCAGGTCCGGCAGAAAACAGGGCCAACCCGGACTGGTTTTCGAACACATTTTCGAAACCCTGCTCTCCGGCCGGGTCTTTCCCGAAGATGAGTTCCGCCGCACCACGATCATTCGGGAGGAGTGA
- a CDS encoding NAD-dependent protein deacetylase: protein MQALQQFVTRHRKLLVLTGAGCSTDSGIPDYRDGEGRWKRRKPILYQEFMTSESVRQRYWARSYLGWLPFSQARPNPSHHALAQLESRGRIGQLVTQNVDGLHQKAGSQQVIDLHGRLEQLRCQSCGEPESRHWMQEKLVSLNPWLDTLNAATAPDGDTDLETDFSPMVVPGCPICGGILKPDVVFYGEQVPRSRIAAVYDALHQADALLVAGTSLMVFSAFQFMREAARLGKPIAAINQGKTRADHLFQLKIEQPAGATLSNLVTNLPE from the coding sequence ATGCAGGCACTTCAGCAATTCGTCACCCGACACCGGAAACTGCTGGTACTGACCGGCGCCGGCTGCAGCACCGACTCCGGTATTCCTGACTACCGGGATGGCGAAGGTCGCTGGAAACGGCGTAAACCGATCCTCTACCAGGAGTTCATGACCAGCGAGTCGGTACGCCAACGCTACTGGGCTCGCAGCTACCTGGGTTGGCTGCCATTCAGTCAGGCCAGGCCCAATCCATCCCACCACGCCCTGGCCCAACTGGAGTCCCGGGGTCGGATCGGCCAACTGGTCACCCAGAATGTGGACGGTCTGCACCAGAAGGCCGGCAGCCAGCAGGTGATCGACCTGCACGGTCGACTGGAACAGCTGCGTTGCCAATCCTGTGGCGAACCGGAGTCCCGCCACTGGATGCAGGAGAAGCTGGTTTCACTCAATCCCTGGCTTGATACCCTGAACGCCGCCACCGCCCCGGATGGGGATACTGACCTGGAGACCGACTTCAGCCCCATGGTCGTACCCGGCTGCCCGATCTGCGGCGGCATTCTCAAGCCGGACGTGGTGTTCTACGGTGAACAGGTACCGCGTAGTCGTATCGCGGCGGTTTATGATGCCCTGCACCAGGCCGATGCACTGCTGGTGGCCGGCACCTCCCTGATGGTGTTCTCGGCGTTTCAGTTCATGCGGGAAGCGGCCCGGCTGGGCAAGCCCATTGCCGCCATCAACCAGGGCAAGACCCGGGCTGATCATCTGTTTCAGTTGAAAATTGAACAGCCTGCCGGCGCAACCCTGAGCAATCTGGTCACCAACCTGCCGGAATGA
- a CDS encoding 2-oxoacid:ferredoxin oxidoreductase subunit beta, protein MPDPAPQPPRKAKDYKSDVKPIWCPGCGHFAVLSAITKALAQLALPPEQIALVSGIGCSSRLPAYTHVYGFHGVHGRALPVATGLKTARPDLTVLVTGGDGDGFSIGGNHFIHACRRNPDLTYIVMDNQVYGMTKGQASPTTAPDWTQSKLTPHGTGLPRFNPAAIALAAGAGFIARGFSGDPTGLAQLLVEAIQYPGLAFVHVLSPCVTFQPEQKAWKQRVHQQTESTTDDPLVAAQRMLQGDPMTTGLIFRTPASVISRPDVADQAATLTQMREQFLSG, encoded by the coding sequence ATGCCCGATCCAGCCCCCCAACCCCCCCGGAAAGCAAAAGACTACAAATCGGACGTGAAACCGATCTGGTGCCCCGGATGCGGCCACTTCGCCGTACTGAGCGCCATCACCAAGGCGCTGGCCCAGTTGGCACTGCCCCCGGAGCAGATCGCCCTGGTCTCCGGCATCGGCTGTTCGTCCCGACTGCCGGCCTACACCCATGTGTACGGCTTCCACGGCGTGCACGGCCGCGCCCTGCCGGTGGCGACAGGGCTGAAGACGGCACGCCCGGATCTCACTGTGCTGGTAACCGGCGGAGATGGTGACGGCTTCTCCATTGGCGGTAATCACTTCATACACGCCTGTCGCCGCAACCCTGACCTGACCTATATCGTGATGGACAACCAGGTGTACGGCATGACCAAGGGACAGGCCTCACCCACCACCGCGCCGGACTGGACCCAGAGCAAGCTGACGCCCCATGGTACCGGCCTGCCGAGATTTAACCCGGCTGCCATCGCACTGGCGGCGGGCGCCGGGTTCATCGCACGCGGCTTTTCCGGTGACCCCACCGGGCTGGCCCAGCTGCTGGTGGAGGCGATCCAGTATCCCGGCCTGGCTTTTGTTCATGTACTGAGCCCCTGCGTCACCTTCCAGCCCGAACAGAAGGCGTGGAAACAGCGCGTACACCAGCAGACCGAATCCACCACCGACGACCCGCTGGTCGCGGCACAACGTATGCTGCAAGGTGACCCCATGACCACCGGGCTGATCTTCCGGACACCGGCCAGCGTTATCAGTAGGCCCGATGTCGCCGATCAAGCGGCCACACTGACACAGATGCGGGAGCAGTTTTTAAGCGGCTGA
- a CDS encoding NF038132 family protein: MFKERNSQARLPAIFGAVTLAAAALLLPQSAMATAFDGGIPASWTCTGNCGTLGADGDVTTSPEGGDYGWVSTDNGASSLGNDDLNIGEETNGSLLRSGVFSANAGDDLEFYFNYVTSDGTESYVEYGWARLLDAALNPVALLFTARTNPVGSAVPGFDLPPIEATIDPAVVNISGAAPTWSPLGDDSGECYGDGCGYSGWVQSLYTIPNAGNYILEFGVINWGDTAYNTGMAFDGITIAGTSIEDPSGDGTVPAPATLALFAIGLLGLGYRRHNV; this comes from the coding sequence ATGTTTAAGGAACGGAACAGCCAAGCCCGCCTGCCGGCAATCTTTGGGGCAGTGACACTTGCAGCCGCAGCCCTGCTTCTTCCACAATCGGCCATGGCCACCGCTTTTGACGGTGGTATACCCGCCTCCTGGACCTGTACCGGGAACTGCGGCACCCTGGGCGCCGATGGGGACGTCACCACTTCACCGGAAGGTGGTGATTACGGCTGGGTATCCACTGATAACGGCGCCTCTAGCTTGGGCAACGACGATCTGAACATCGGCGAAGAGACCAACGGCTCTCTGTTGCGCTCCGGTGTGTTCTCCGCCAACGCTGGCGATGACCTGGAATTTTACTTTAACTATGTCACCTCAGACGGCACAGAGTCATATGTAGAGTACGGCTGGGCACGACTGCTTGACGCAGCACTGAACCCGGTAGCCCTGCTGTTTACCGCGCGCACAAATCCAGTCGGATCAGCCGTGCCCGGTTTTGACCTGCCACCAATCGAGGCAACCATCGATCCCGCAGTTGTAAATATTTCCGGCGCAGCCCCCACATGGTCACCGTTGGGTGACGATTCCGGCGAATGCTATGGAGATGGCTGCGGCTACAGCGGCTGGGTGCAATCCCTCTACACCATCCCCAATGCCGGCAACTATATTCTGGAGTTCGGCGTCATCAACTGGGGTGATACCGCCTACAACACCGGTATGGCGTTCGATGGTATCACCATTGCCGGAACCTCTATCGAAGATCCCAGCGGCGACGGTACCGTACCTGCCCCCGCTACTCTGGCACTGTTCGCCATCGGCTTGCTCGGCCTGGGGTATCGGCGTCACAACGTATAA
- the coaD gene encoding pantetheine-phosphate adenylyltransferase, producing MAVALYPGTFDPITNGHTDLIQRAAKLFDKVIVGVAASSGKGPRFSLEERVDLANQVLASVKKVEIMQFDTLLVDFTRQCKADVILRGLRAVSDFEYEFQLAGMNRRLAPEVETMFLTPAEQFAYISSSLVKEIAALGGNVSEFVHPLVVEALNGKQPD from the coding sequence ATGGCTGTTGCACTCTACCCGGGTACGTTTGATCCCATTACCAACGGTCATACCGACCTGATACAGCGGGCAGCGAAACTGTTCGATAAAGTCATCGTCGGCGTGGCCGCCAGCAGTGGCAAAGGACCCCGTTTTTCACTCGAGGAACGGGTCGACCTGGCCAACCAGGTGCTGGCGTCGGTCAAGAAGGTGGAGATCATGCAGTTTGACACCCTGCTGGTGGATTTTACCCGGCAGTGCAAGGCGGATGTGATTCTGCGTGGCTTGCGTGCGGTGTCAGACTTTGAGTATGAGTTTCAGTTGGCCGGAATGAACCGGCGATTGGCGCCGGAAGTGGAGACCATGTTTCTCACTCCGGCCGAACAGTTCGCCTATATTTCCTCAAGTCTGGTAAAGGAAATTGCAGCCCTGGGGGGGAATGTGTCAGAGTTCGTCCATCCCCTTGTTGTCGAAGCGCTGAACGGCAAGCAACCGGATTAA
- the gdhA gene encoding NADP-specific glutamate dehydrogenase, producing the protein MTYIHQTILKLEHSSPAQTEFYQAVEEVLDSLRPILENDEIYRHQAIIERLVEPERQIMFRVPWVNDAGEIQVNKGYRIEFNSALGPYKGGLRFHPSVNASIIKFLGFEQVFKNALTGLPLGAGKGGANFDPKGKSDAEIMRFCQSFMNEMYRHLGPTIDVPAGDIGVGAREIGYLFGQYKRLSGRYDGVLTGKSLLWGGSLARREATGYGCAYFAQYMLEAKGDSLAGKRCLVSGAGNVAIYAIEKLYQLGALPITCSDSSGTLYHADGINLDTLKNVKEVRKARLNIYLDSHPDAKFIPASEYPEDGHAVWRIPGDLAFPCATQNELSAADAETLLGNGCIGVAEGANMPTTQEAADLFLDAKICFGPGKAANAGGVSVSQLEMAQNASMQYWSFDEVDRRLKEIMARIYRNTSETAKEFGEPHNLVLGANIAGFRRVADAMIEQGVV; encoded by the coding sequence ATGACTTATATTCATCAAACCATCCTCAAGCTGGAACACAGCAGTCCGGCACAGACGGAGTTTTATCAAGCGGTTGAAGAGGTCCTGGACTCCCTGCGCCCGATTCTGGAAAACGACGAAATCTACCGCCATCAGGCCATCATTGAACGGCTTGTGGAACCGGAACGCCAGATCATGTTCCGTGTACCCTGGGTGAATGATGCCGGCGAGATCCAGGTCAACAAGGGTTATCGCATCGAGTTCAACTCCGCCCTCGGCCCTTACAAGGGCGGGCTCCGTTTTCATCCCAGCGTAAACGCCAGCATTATCAAGTTCCTGGGCTTTGAGCAGGTATTCAAAAACGCCCTGACCGGCCTGCCCCTGGGGGCTGGGAAAGGGGGCGCCAACTTCGATCCGAAGGGTAAATCGGATGCCGAAATCATGCGTTTCTGCCAATCCTTCATGAACGAGATGTACCGCCACCTGGGTCCCACCATCGATGTACCGGCCGGCGATATCGGCGTGGGGGCGCGGGAAATCGGTTATCTGTTCGGGCAATATAAACGCTTGAGCGGTCGCTATGACGGCGTGCTCACCGGCAAGAGCCTGCTCTGGGGTGGATCCCTGGCGCGCAGAGAGGCCACCGGTTACGGTTGCGCCTATTTTGCCCAGTATATGCTGGAAGCAAAAGGTGACAGCCTGGCTGGAAAACGCTGCCTGGTTTCCGGCGCTGGCAATGTGGCGATCTACGCTATCGAAAAGCTCTATCAGCTGGGAGCCCTACCAATTACCTGCTCTGATTCCAGCGGCACGCTCTACCACGCCGACGGTATCAACCTGGATACCCTGAAAAATGTAAAAGAGGTACGCAAGGCACGGCTGAACATCTACCTGGATTCCCACCCGGACGCCAAATTCATTCCGGCCAGCGAATATCCTGAGGATGGCCATGCTGTATGGCGTATTCCAGGGGATCTGGCATTCCCCTGCGCCACACAGAATGAACTGAGTGCGGCCGACGCGGAGACGCTGCTTGGCAATGGCTGCATTGGCGTGGCCGAAGGAGCCAACATGCCCACAACCCAGGAGGCGGCCGATCTGTTCCTGGACGCCAAGATCTGTTTTGGCCCGGGCAAGGCGGCCAATGCCGGTGGCGTATCGGTCAGTCAACTGGAGATGGCACAAAACGCCAGCATGCAGTACTGGAGTTTTGATGAAGTGGACAGGCGACTGAAGGAGATCATGGCCCGCATCTACCGAAATACCAGTGAGACAGCAAAAGAGTTTGGCGAACCCCACAACCTGGTGTTGGGCGCCAATATTGCCGGGTTCAGGCGAGTGGCGGATGCCATGATTGAGCAGGGAGTGGTTTGA
- a CDS encoding YfhL family 4Fe-4S dicluster ferredoxin — translation MALMITDECINCDVCEPECPNGAISQGDEIYEIDPDLCTECVGHYDEPQCVEVCPVDCIPKDPEHEETHEELLAKYERLCG, via the coding sequence ATGGCATTAATGATTACTGATGAGTGCATCAACTGCGATGTGTGCGAGCCGGAGTGCCCGAACGGGGCCATATCCCAGGGTGATGAAATCTATGAGATCGATCCGGATCTCTGTACCGAATGTGTTGGACACTACGACGAACCCCAGTGTGTCGAGGTTTGCCCGGTCGACTGTATCCCCAAGGACCCGGAGCATGAGGAGACCCATGAGGAACTGCTGGCCAAGTATGAGCGGCTGTGTGGCTGA
- a CDS encoding 2-oxoacid:acceptor oxidoreductase subunit alpha, which translates to MDRKSGVTDTESLSLAIVGSGGSGVVTTGTILLESIARFGLYALMTRSSGPQIRGGESAIMLRVADHPVDNLDDRFDLLLALDWQHVDRFTDELPIDPTSLILHDNSKNEEVPAAFNLAAERQLAFPFAKLAADIEHGRANMVALGLLAQLMGLPQETVKRATRDMLKTKGEAVVMASLGCIELGFAQVPTEKPIAPLTPPAAVSRRWNISGNEASGLGAVQGGVRFVAAYPITPASGLLEWLAPNLEQLGGALVQAEDELASINMAIGASFGGVPSLTATSGPGLSLMMEGLGLAVASETPVVVNNVMRGGPSTGIPTKSEQSDLNIALYGLHGDAPHLVLSALSIRDCTFTTEWAVKLAETLQSVAIVLTDQSQGQARAVIDPPSSPALEGRRKQPTCDAPYQRYAVTDDGISPMAIPGEAECMYTADGLEHNQRGTPSAAASDHQRQLDKRLRKLTDFDYGDDWAELSGAGEICLISWGSASGATREAAERLSRAGHPARCIAVRLLAPLPTERFSAAIAGATRLLVVEQNHGGQFYRYLNSCKVLPSDTDSLARPGPLPLRPQEIVNRIMQGL; encoded by the coding sequence ATGGACAGGAAATCCGGAGTTACTGATACAGAAAGCCTCTCACTGGCCATTGTAGGGTCTGGTGGCAGCGGCGTGGTCACCACCGGAACCATACTGCTGGAGAGCATCGCCCGGTTTGGTCTGTATGCCCTGATGACCCGTTCATCGGGTCCGCAAATCCGCGGCGGGGAGTCCGCCATCATGCTCAGGGTAGCCGACCATCCGGTGGATAACCTGGATGACCGGTTCGACCTGCTGCTGGCTCTGGACTGGCAGCATGTGGATCGCTTCACCGACGAACTGCCCATCGACCCGACGTCACTTATTCTGCATGACAACAGCAAGAACGAGGAGGTACCTGCCGCTTTCAATCTTGCCGCTGAACGACAGCTCGCCTTCCCATTCGCCAAACTGGCCGCCGATATCGAACATGGGCGCGCCAATATGGTGGCATTGGGTCTGCTGGCACAGCTGATGGGACTGCCCCAGGAGACAGTCAAGCGCGCTACCCGGGATATGCTGAAGACAAAAGGAGAAGCGGTGGTGATGGCAAGCCTGGGCTGTATCGAGCTGGGTTTTGCACAGGTGCCGACAGAAAAACCGATCGCTCCGTTGACCCCGCCCGCTGCCGTCTCCAGACGCTGGAATATCAGTGGCAACGAAGCCAGCGGACTCGGCGCTGTACAGGGTGGCGTACGCTTTGTGGCCGCCTATCCCATCACCCCCGCCAGCGGTCTGCTGGAGTGGCTCGCTCCCAATCTGGAGCAGCTGGGTGGTGCACTGGTTCAGGCGGAGGATGAACTGGCCTCCATCAACATGGCCATCGGCGCCTCTTTTGGGGGTGTCCCTTCCCTCACCGCCACCTCCGGCCCCGGCCTCAGCCTGATGATGGAGGGGCTCGGCCTGGCGGTGGCCAGCGAGACCCCGGTGGTGGTCAATAACGTGATGCGGGGCGGTCCCTCCACCGGCATCCCGACCAAATCGGAACAGTCGGATCTTAATATCGCCCTGTACGGCCTGCATGGCGACGCCCCCCACCTGGTGCTCTCGGCACTTTCGATCCGGGACTGCACCTTCACCACCGAATGGGCGGTAAAACTGGCCGAGACTCTGCAAAGCGTCGCCATTGTGCTGACCGACCAGTCCCAGGGCCAGGCCCGGGCAGTGATCGATCCACCCAGTTCCCCGGCCCTGGAAGGGAGACGCAAACAGCCCACCTGCGATGCGCCATACCAGCGTTATGCAGTGACCGATGACGGCATTTCACCCATGGCGATTCCGGGCGAAGCCGAGTGTATGTACACCGCCGACGGACTGGAACACAATCAGCGCGGCACGCCCTCGGCCGCCGCCAGCGATCATCAACGGCAACTGGACAAGCGACTGCGCAAGCTGACCGATTTCGATTATGGTGATGACTGGGCCGAGCTCAGTGGCGCTGGGGAGATCTGCCTGATCAGCTGGGGTTCCGCCAGCGGCGCCACCCGGGAGGCCGCCGAGCGGCTCAGCCGTGCGGGCCATCCCGCCCGTTGTATCGCGGTACGGCTGCTGGCGCCACTGCCGACCGAACGGTTCAGCGCAGCCATAGCGGGCGCCACCCGTCTGCTGGTGGTGGAACAGAATCACGGCGGACAGTTCTACCGTTATCTGAACAGCTGCAAGGTATTGCCATCGGACACGGACTCCCTCGCCCGCCCCGGTCCGCTACCGTTGCGGCCCCAGGAGATCGTCAACCGCATCATGCAAGGATTGTGA
- a CDS encoding c-type cytochrome, with protein MTTILLLFSGILVADDNSGPLSQYQPQLSESFRQQLREADLAAGERTFMRKCSACHDHKKQGGHGKGPHLWNLFNRKAGSIDGFKFSAAMRDSGHTWTINTLNYYLTNTERAVPGRLMEFRGIRRDQERANLIAFLLQFNDNPPALSD; from the coding sequence ATGACCACAATCTTGCTGCTGTTCTCCGGCATCCTGGTTGCCGATGACAACAGCGGTCCACTGAGCCAGTATCAACCCCAGCTGAGCGAGTCGTTCAGACAACAACTCAGGGAAGCCGACCTGGCCGCTGGAGAACGCACCTTCATGCGCAAATGCTCCGCCTGCCACGACCATAAAAAACAGGGGGGGCACGGCAAGGGGCCCCACCTGTGGAATCTGTTCAACCGTAAAGCGGGCAGCATTGACGGTTTCAAATTCTCTGCGGCCATGCGGGACAGTGGCCACACCTGGACCATCAATACCCTCAACTACTACCTCACCAATACGGAGCGTGCGGTACCGGGCAGACTGATGGAGTTTCGCGGCATCCGTCGGGACCAGGAGCGCGCTAATCTGATCGCCTTCCTGCTCCAGTTCAATGATAACCCCCCCGCTCTGTCTGACTAG
- the rsmD gene encoding 16S rRNA (guanine(966)-N(2))-methyltransferase RsmD has product MGKRPHTGPGNRIRIIGGEHRGRRLAFPDSPGLRPTADRTRETLFNWLQSRLPGARCLDLFAGSGALGFEAASRGAGQVTLLERDGRVAGQLEANRALLGISSMQVCQADALGWLDQPASPFDIVFLDPPFADHLLSECCRKLDRGGWLRPDPRIYLEWDLHGPAPEVPEQWVNLKQKKAGQVAYGLYTR; this is encoded by the coding sequence ATGGGCAAACGGCCTCACACGGGTCCGGGTAACCGGATCCGTATCATCGGCGGCGAACATCGGGGTCGGCGGCTGGCGTTTCCGGACAGTCCCGGATTACGCCCCACTGCCGACCGCACCCGTGAGACCCTGTTCAACTGGCTCCAGTCACGGCTGCCGGGTGCCCGATGCCTGGATCTGTTTGCCGGCAGTGGAGCGCTGGGATTTGAAGCAGCCTCCCGTGGGGCCGGTCAGGTCACCCTGTTGGAGCGTGATGGCCGGGTGGCCGGGCAGTTGGAGGCCAACCGGGCGCTGTTGGGCATCTCTTCGATGCAGGTTTGCCAGGCCGATGCCCTGGGTTGGCTTGACCAGCCGGCCAGTCCGTTCGATATCGTATTCCTGGATCCACCGTTTGCCGATCATCTGCTCAGCGAATGCTGCCGGAAGCTGGATAGGGGCGGCTGGTTGAGACCCGACCCCCGTATCTACCTGGAGTGGGACCTGCATGGGCCGGCGCCCGAAGTGCCGGAACAGTGGGTCAATCTGAAACAGAAAAAGGCCGGCCAGGTGGCCTATGGGCTTTATACCCGATAG